The following coding sequences are from one Triticum dicoccoides isolate Atlit2015 ecotype Zavitan chromosome 4A, WEW_v2.0, whole genome shotgun sequence window:
- the LOC119284852 gene encoding uncharacterized protein LOC119284852 — protein sequence MGCWWERLVLPVRRAWLGVASRFGVRQSGLWRLRQEVSTCEYEDVRVMWEMLSRTATAPPPPAARRHSRFRQPRPWADRLRLCRDI from the exons ATGGGCTGCTGGTGGGAGCGCCTCGTGCTGCCGGTGCGCAGGGCGTGGCTCGGCGTCGCCTCCCGCTTCGGCGTGCGCCAGTCCG GGCTGTGGAGGCTCCGGCAGGAGGTGAGCACGTGCGAGTACGAGGACGTGCGCGTGATGTGGGAGATGCTGAGCCGCACCgcgacggcgccgccgccgccggcggccaggCGCCACAGCAGGTTCCGGCAGCCGAGGCCGTGGGCCGACAGGCTCCGCCTCTGCCGGGACATCTAG
- the LOC119288643 gene encoding putative cyclin-dependent kinase F-2, with protein MAARKRPAAAVLGAGHATTTQGSPTRCKRSRINNIRSSADYEEKTCLGEGGFGCVLRARHRATGKIVAIKYLNWEDGSTEAPDPAELLREAGFLEACDGNPYAVGFEGLVRDPDNGAYGLVMEYVAAPTLHEFLWNRCRGGGPPLPESTVRAIMWKLFTGAKKMHDRHVVHRDIKPANILIGQDGELVKICDFGLAISLSELPPYTQAGTAFYLAPEMLLGKEDYDALVDTWSLGCVMAEMLTGKTLFLGDDDDDDDDDDDTNNEIIQLWSIFRLLGTPDDRTWPEFTSLPHTAKALRLLPPGHKENKLRELFPREKLSDEGFQLLQGLLTCNPDKRLTAAAALKHRWFAAPRPATAAAKGGALPLTVKKAPRIKFIPPAMPQKGTQHNKCN; from the exons ATGGCCGCGCGCAAGCGACCTGCTGCTGCCGTCCTCGGCGCCGGACACGCCACCACCACCCAAGGATCGCCGACGCGCTGCAAGAGGAGCCGCATCAACAACATCCGGAGCAGCGCGGACTACGAGGAGAAGACATGCCTCGGCGAGGGCGGCTTCGGCTGCGTCCTCcgggcgcgccaccgcgccaccggCAAGATCGTCGCCATCAAGTACCTCAACTGGGAGGACGGGTCCACGGAGGCGCCCGACCCCGCCGAGCTTCTGCGGGAGGCCGGATTCCTCGAGGCCTGCGACGGGAACCCGTACGCCGTCGGCTTCGAGGGCCTGGTGCGCGACCCTGATAACGGCGCCTACGGCCTCGTCATGGAGTACGTCGCCGCGCCGACCCTCCATGAGTTCCTGTGGAATAGGTGCCGCGGCGGCGGCCCGCCGCTCCCGGAGTCCACGGTGCGCGCCATCATGTGGAAGCTCTTCACCGGCGCCAAGAAGATGCACGACCGCCACGTCGTCCACCGCGACATCAAGCCAGCCAACATCCTCATCGGCCAAGACGGGGAACTCGTCAAAATCTGCGACTTTGGGCTGGCGATCTCCTTGTCCGAGCTGCCGCCCTACACCCAGGCCGGCACGGCGTTCTACTTGGCGCCCGAAATGCTGCTGGGGAAGGAAGACTACGACGCGCTCGTCGACACGTGGTCTCTCGGGTGCGTCATGGCCGAGATGCTCACCGGAAAGACGCTGTTCCttggagatgatgatgatgacgatgacgatgacgacgacacAAACAATGAGATCATCCAACTCTGGAGCATCTTCCGCTTGCTCGGGACGCCGGACGACAGGACGTGGCCGGAGTTCACATCGTTGCCGCACACCGCCAAGGCCCTACGACTCCTACCGCCGGGGCACAAGGAGAACAAGCTGCGGGAACTGTTCCCTCGAGAGAAGCTCTCCGACGAAGGATTCCAGTTGCTGCAAGGCCTCCTCACCTGCAACCCCGACAAGCGACTGACGGCGGCCGCGGCGCTCAAACACCGATGGTTTGCTGCTCCTCGTCCTGCCACCGCCGCGGCAAAGGGCGGCGCTTTGCCGTTGACGGTAAAGAAGGCACCAAGGATCAAGTTCATCCCGCCGGCCATGCCACAGAAG GGAACGCAGCACAACAAGTGTAATTGA
- the LOC119284853 gene encoding CASP-like protein 5A1 — MFASRPAVHPVEAPPPTDPVEQPTGVLMKDLPGMPGTAGGLALRLAQFAFAGVALGVMASTNDFPSVSAFCYLVAATILQCLWSFSLAIVDIYALLVKRCLRNRRAVCLFAIGDGITAALIFGAACSSAGITVLIDNDLNICAENHCGSFETATAMAFMSWFALTPSFLLNFWSMASR; from the exons ATGTTCGCGAGCAGGCCGGCGGTGCACCCGGTGGAGGCGCCGCCGCCGACGGATCCGGTGGAGCAGCCCACGGGGGTGCTCATGAAGGACCTGCCCGGGATGCCCGGCACGGCCGGCGGCCTCGCGCTCCGCCTCGCGCAGTTCGCCTTCGCCGGCGTCGCCCTCGGCGTCATGGCCTCCACCAACGACTTCCCCTCCGTCAGCGCCTTCTG CTATCTTGTTGCAGCAACCATATTGCAATGCCTGTGGAGCTTCTCGCTTGCCATTGTCGATATCTATGCATTGCTTGTTAAGCGTTGTCTAAGGAACCGCCGCGCTGTTTGCCTGTTTGCGATTGGAGATGGG ATCACGGCAGCACTCATCTTCGGCGCAGCATGCTCGTCGGCAGGCATCACCGTCCTGATCGACAACGACCTGAACATCTGTGCCGAGAACCACTGTGGCAGCTTCGAGACCGCGACGGCGATGGCGTTCATGAGCTGGTTTGCCCTCACGCCCTCCTTCCTGCTGAACTTCTGGTCGATGGCTTCCCGATGA
- the LOC119284854 gene encoding BTB/POZ domain-containing protein SR1IP1-like, with translation MQTDTQFTSAAMKRTSDWIRSQEFPSDITIQVGESSFNLHKLPLASKCGYIRKLVSGANGSRVTHLEIAGMPGDAKAFDLVIKFCYGVNFEITADNVAMLRCAAEHLEMTEECKPGNLVGRTEAYLEEVALASLEGAVTALRRAEELLPASDKVQLIGRCIDVIATMTCGDGGHEGLDDVDAPPKPVDNWWADELTALRIDTFQRVMIAMKARGFKGIAMGTMIMLYAQKSLRRLDMNGRERKKMEPRQEHEKRVVLETIVSLLPREKNTMSVSFLSMLLRAAIYLDTSLACRLDLETRMAAQLGQAVLDDLLIPSSSPEGAGTAYDVDAVQRILAGYLENEGEATRLDYNTDDDFASAASPPNDVGPVGKLMESYLAEISSDVNLPVDKFTGLAELIPERARFNEDGMYRAIDIYLKAHPSVGEGERTKVCGVMDCQKLSREACAHAAQNDRLPVQTVVQVLYHEQRRLRVPPPSQAQSYAGGESPALSYRPTPSFNGRDRSAPSSEVSRLQRENDELRMELMQMKMRLRDPSVAAPAPAPTLAAGGTRSFPSSGKPPLPKKQGGSGGGGGGGFMKKLGRLNPFVRDPLAGGKVRTKPPKDRRHSIS, from the exons ATGCAGACCGATACTCAGTTCACCTCGGCCGCGATGAAGAGGACCAGCGACTG GATCCGTTCGCAAGAATTCCCGAGCGATATTACCATCCAAGTCGGGGAGAGCAGCTTCAACTTGCACAAG CTCCCACTGGCGTCTAAATGCGGCTACATAAGGAAGCTGGTGTCGGGGGCCAACGGGTCGAGGGTCACCCACCTCGAGATCGCTGGCATGCCCGGCGACGCCAAGGCGTTCGACCTCGTCATCAAGTTCTGCTACGGCGTCAACTTCGAGATCACCGCCGACAACGTCGCCATGCTGCGCTGCGCCGCCGAGCACCTGGAGATGACCGAGGAGTGCAAGCCCGGGAACCTCGTCGGCCGGACCGAGGCCTACCTGGAGGAGGTTGCGCTGGCGAGCCTCGAGGGCGCAGTCACCGCGCTCCGCAGGGCCGAGGAGCTCCTCCCGGCGTCCGACAAGGTGCAGCTCATTGGCAGGTGCATCGACGTCATCGCGACCATGACCTGCGGCGACGGCGGCCATGAGGGGCTGGACGACGTGGACGCGCCACCGAAGCCTGTCGATAACTGGTGGGCCGACGAGCTGACGGCGCTGAGGATCGATACTTTCCAGAGGGTCATGATCGCCATGAAGGCCAGGGGGTTCAAGGGCATCGCCATGGGGACGATGATCATGCTCTACGCTCAGAAGTCCCTTCGAAGACTG GACATGAACGGGAGGGAGCGGAAGAAGATGGAGCCGAGGCAGGAGCACGAGAAGCGGGTGGTGCTGGAGACGATCGTGAGCCTCCTGCCGAGGGAGAAGAACACCATGTCGGTGAGCTTCCTGTCGATGCTGCTCCGGGCGGCGATCTACCTCGACACGTCGCTGGCGTGCCGGCTCGACCTGGAGACGCGGATGGCCGCGCAGCTCGGCCAGGCCGTGCTCGACGACCTGCTCATCCCGTCCTCCTCGCCCGAGGGCGCCGGCACGGCCTACGACGTCGACGCGGTGCAGAGGATCCTCGCCGGCTACCTCGAGAACGAGGGCGAGGCGACGCGCCTGGACTACAACACGGACGACGACTTCGCCTCGGCGGCGTCGCCGCCCAACGACGTCGGCCCCGTCGGCAAGCTCATGGAGAGCTATCTCGCCGAGATCTCCTCGGACGTGAACCTGCCCGTTGACAAGTTCACCGGCCTCGCTGAGCTCATCCCGGAGCGCGCCCGGTTCAACGAGGACGGCATGTACCGCGCCATCGACATCTACCTCAAG GCGCATCCGTCGGTGGGCGAGGGCGAGAGGACGAAGGTGTGCGGCGTGATGGACTGCCAGAAGCTGTCGCGGGAGGCGTGCGCGCACGCGGCGCAGAACGACCGGCTGCCGGTGCAGACGGTGGTGCAGGTGCTGTACCACGAGCAGCGGCGCCTCCGCGTGCCGCCGCCCTCGCAGGCGCAGTCGTACGCCGGGGGGGAGTCGCCGGCGCTGTCGTACAGGCCGACGCCGAGCTTCAACGGGCGGGACCGGAGCGCGCCGTCCAGCGAGGTGTCGCGGCTGCAGCGGGAGAACGACGAGCTGAGGATGGAGCTGATGCAGATGAAGATGCGCCTGAGGGACCCGTCGGTGGCGGCGCCGGCCCCGGCGCCGACGCTCGCGGCGGGGGGCACCCGGAGCTTCCCGTCGTCGGGGAAGCCGCCACTGCCGAAGAAGcagggcggcagcggcggaggaggcggcggcgggttcATGAAGAAGCTCGGGCGGCTCAACCCGTTCGTGCGCGACCCTCTGGCCGGCGGCAAGGTCCGCACGAAGCCGCCCAAGGATCGCAGGCACTCCATTTCTTGA